Proteins found in one Deinococcus hopiensis KR-140 genomic segment:
- a CDS encoding transposase codes for MKQKRFSEEHTKLLQEARKGEKSIEELCREAGCSTASFYTWKAKYGDATVNEVRRLRQPDRENDRLLKLLGQRRLAELSPTSIPVGPEQLAVTNHAPDLPV; via the coding sequence ATGAAACAGAAGCGGTTTAGCGAGGAGCACACCAAACTGCTTCAGGAGGCCAGAAAAGGCGAAAAGTCCATAGAGGAGCTGTGCCGAGAGGCTGGCTGCAGTACAGCTTCCTTCTACACCTGGAAGGCGAAATACGGTGACGCCACGGTGAATGAAGTCCGGCGGCTCCGTCAGCCTGATCGCGAGAACGATCGCCTCCTGAAATTGCTTGGTCAGCGGCGCCTGGCGGAACTCTCGCCAACCAGTATCCCCGTTGGACCTGAACAACTTGCGGTTACGAATCATGCTCCTGACCTTCCTGTTTGA